A single Vulpes lagopus strain Blue_001 chromosome 3, ASM1834538v1, whole genome shotgun sequence DNA region contains:
- the LOC121487149 gene encoding LOW QUALITY PROTEIN: 39S ribosomal protein L45, mitochondrial-like (The sequence of the model RefSeq protein was modified relative to this genomic sequence to represent the inferred CDS: inserted 2 bases in 1 codon): MAAPTLRGLYYLSKALGWWSWKPVLVIQSTVVVPARTKKRFTPPTYEPKYKSEKGFMKYAQKAGLVIPPECLERPLHLACTAGIFDAYVPPEGDARLSSLAQRSKQLKKKVASQLSIWKIREHDPNFKIKDFPEKAKDIFIEAXLCLNNSDHDRLHTLVTENCFPDMVWDIKYKMVRWSFVESLEPPQVIQVCCSNLLNQGNIYSQVTVRTHTRQALAICDRFGRLMYGQEDVPRDVLEYVVFEKHLVNPYGSWRMHGKITPPWAPHKQPILKTMMIPGPQLKPWEDYEEPQGEAHIL, encoded by the exons ATGGCAGCCCCCACACTGCGGGGTTTGTATTATTTATCCAAAGCCTTAGGATGGTGGTCTTGGAAACCTGTCCTGGTGATTCAGTCCACAGTTGTAGTTCCAGCGAGAACTAAAAAACGTTTCACACCTCCTACTTATGAACCCAAATACAAATCAGAAAAGGGGTTTATGAAATATGCCCAGAAAGCAGGACTGGTCATTCCTCCAGAATGTTTGGAGCGTCCACTACATCTGGCCTGTACAGCTGGTATCTTTGATGCCTATGTTCCTCCAGAGGGTGATGCTCGCTTGTCATCTCTGGCACAGAGAAGCAAACAACTGAAGAAGAAGGTGGCATCACAGTTGTCAATCTGGAAGATAAGAGAACATgatcctaattttaaaataaaggactTCCCCGAAAAAGCTaaggatatttttattgaagC CCTTTGTCTAAACAACTCAGACCATGATCGGCTTCATACCTTGGTAACTGAAAACTGTTTTCCGGACATGGTCTGGGACATCAAGTATAAGATGGTCCGCTGGAGCTTCGTAGAATCTTTAGAGCCACCCCAGGTGATTCAGGTTTGCTGTTCGAATCTGCTGAACCAGGGCAACATATACAGCCAGGTCACTGTCCGCACGCACACTCGACAGGCTCTGGCCATCTGTGACCGGTTTGGCCGGCTAATGTATGGACAGGAAGATGTGCCCAGGGATGTCCTGGAGTATGTTGTGTTTGAAAAGCACCTGGTAAATCCCTATGGGAGCTGGAGAATGCATGGCAAGATCACCCCTCCATGGGCACCCCACAAGCAGCCCATCCTTAAGACAATGATGATCCCTGGGCCCCAGCTGAAACCCTGGGAAGACTATGAAGAGCCACAAGGAGAGGCCCATATACTTTAG